A single region of the Sorghum bicolor cultivar BTx623 chromosome 9, Sorghum_bicolor_NCBIv3, whole genome shotgun sequence genome encodes:
- the LOC8083002 gene encoding receptor-like protein kinase HSL1 — MARVLLLPLPLLCACVFVASLALCLTRHAAAQQDAEARLLLQIKSAWGDPAPLASWTNATAAAPLAHCNWAHVACEGGRVTSLNLTNVTLAGTGTIPDAIGGLTALTVLDLSNTSVGGGFPAFLYNCTGLARVDLSYNQLVGELPADIDRLGSGGNLTYLALDYNNFTGAIPVAVSKLTNLTYLSLGGNKFTGTIPPELGELVSLRTLKIESTPFSAGGLPESYKNLTKLTTVWLSDCNLTGEIPSYVTEMPEMEWLDLSMNGFTGTIPPGIWNLQKLTNLYLYMNNLYGDVGINGPIGATGLVEVDLSENQLSGTISESFGGLMNLRLLNLHQNKLTGEIPASIAQLPSLVFLWLWNNSLSGELPAGLGKQTPVLRDIQIDDNNFSGPIPAGICDHNQLWVLTASGNRLNGSIPFSLANCTSLIWLFVGDNELSGEVPAALWTVPKLLTVSMENNGRLGGSLPEKLYWNLSRLSVDNNQFTGPIPASATQLQKFHASNNLFSGDIPAGFTAGMPLLQELDLSANQLSGAIPESISSLRGVSQMNLSHNQLTGGIPAGLGSMPVLNLLDLSSNQLSGVIPPGLGSLRLNQLNLSSNQLTGEVPDVLARTYDQSFLGNPGLCTAAPLSGMRSCAAQPGDHVSPRLRAGLLGAGAALVVLIAALAVFVVRDIRRRKRRLARAEEPWKLTAFQPLDFGESSVLRGLADENLIGKGGSGRVYRVTYTSRSSGEAGGTVAVKRIWAGGSLDKKLEREFASEVDILGHIRHSNIVKLLCCLSRAETKLLVYEFMGNGSLDQWLHGHKRLAGTAGSAMARAPSVRREPLDWPTRVKVAVGAARGLYYMHHECSPPIVHRDVKSSNILLDSELNAKVADFGLARMLVQAGTADTVSAVAGSFGYMAPECAYTRKVNEKVDVYSFGVVLLELTTGREANDGGEHGSLADWAWRHLQSGKSIDDAADKHIADAGYGDEVEAVFKLGIICTGRQPSSRPTMKGVLQILQRCEQAHQKTFDEKVADYDNAPLLQARGGSRRKQLSDAKVTDDDGKGGFDDCNI, encoded by the exons ATGGCACGCGTCCTGCtcctgcccctgcccctgctGTGCGCCTGCGTCTTCGTCGCCTCGTTGGCGTTGTGCCTCACGCGCCACGCCGCGGCGCAGCAGGACGCCGAGGCGCGGCTGCTGCTCCAGATCAAGAGCGCATGGGGCGACCCGGCGCCGCTCGCGTCGTGGACCAACGCGACGGCCGCGGCGCCGCTCGCGCACTGCAACTGGGCACACGTGGCCTGCGAAGGCGGTCGGGTCACGTCGCTCAACCTCACCAACGTGACGCTGGCCGGCACCGGCACCATCCCCGACGCCATCGGCGGGCTCACCGCCCTCACGGTGCTCGACCTCTCCAACAccagcgtcggcggcggcttccccGCGTTCCTCTACAACTGCACCGGACTCGCGCGTGTCGACCTTTCCTACAACCAGCTCGTCGGGGAGCTCCCGGCCGACATCGACCGGCTTGGCAGTGGCGGCAACCTGACTTACCTAGCCTTGGACTACAACAACTTCACCGGCGCGATACCGGTGGCGGTATCCAAGCTCACGAACCTGACGTACCTTTCTCTCGGCGGGAACAAGTTCACCGGCACCATCCCGCCGGAGCTCGGTGAGCTGGTTAGCCTTCGGACGCTCAAGATCGAGAGTACTCCCTTCAGTGCCGGCGGGCTGCCGGAGTCGTACAAGAACTTGACGAAGCTAACGACCGTCTGGCTGTCCGACTGCAACCTCACCGGCGAGATCCCGAGCTATGTCACAGAAATGCCGGAGATGGAGTGGCTCGACCTGTCGATGAATGGATTCACCGGAACCATACCACCCGGGATATGGAACCTCCAGAAGTTGACGAATTTGTATCTGTACATGAACAATCTCTATGGCGACGTCGGCATCAATGGCCCAATCGGAGCGACAGGTCTGGTAGAGGTCGACCTGTCCGAGAACCAGCTGAGTGGaaccatctcagagagctttGGAGGCTTGATGAACCTCAGGCTATTGAATTTGCACCAGAACAAGCTCACCGGCGAGATACCGGCAAGCATTGCCCAGCTACCATCCTTGGTATTCCTGTGGCTGTGGAACAACAGCCTCAGTGGAGAGCTTCCGGCGGGGCTCGGAAAACAGACGCCGGTGCTGAGGGATATTCAGATCGACGACAACAACTTTTCCGGCCCAATACCGGCGGGAATCTGCGACCACAACCAGCTGTGGGTGCTCACCGCCTCCGGCAACCGCTTGAACGGCTCAATCCCGTTCAGTCTTGCCAACTGCACGAGTCTCATATGGTTGTTCGTCGGAGATAACGAGTTGTCCGGCGAGGTGCCGGCCGCTCTATGGACGGTACCGAAGCTTTTGACCGTGTCAATGGAGAACAATGGACGGCTGGGCGGAAGCCTGCCGGAGAAGCTGTATTGGAACCTGTCGAGGCTTTCCGTCGACAACAACCAGTTCACCGGACCGATTCCGGCATCGGCCACTCAGCTCCAGAAGTTCCACGCCAGCAATAACTTGTTCTCCGGCGACATACCAGCGGGGTTCACCGCTGGGATGCCACTGCTGCAAGAGCTAGACCTGTCGGCGAACCAGCTGTCTGGGGCAATTCCTGAGAGCATCTCGTCGCTGAGAGGCGTGTCGCAGATGAACCTCAGCCATAACCAGCTCACCGGCGGGATTCCGGCGGGGTTAGGCTCCATGCCGGTGCTCAACCTGCTGGACCTTTCGTCGAACCAGCTTTCCGGCGTCATACCGCCGGGGCTGGGATCGCTGAGGTTAAACCAGCTCAACTTGTCGTCCAACCAGCTCACCGGCGAGGTCCCGGACGTGCTCGCCCGCACCTACGACCAAAGCTTCTTGGGCAACCCAGGCCTCTGCACCGCCGCGCCGCTGTCGGGCATGCGCTCGTGCGCGGCCCAGCCAGGCGACCATGTCTCGCCGCGTCTCCGCGCGGGCCTCCTCGGCGCGGGCGCCGCGCTCGTCGTCCTCATCGCGGCGCTCGCCGTCTTCGTCGTCCGCGACATCAGGAGGCGGAAGCGGCGGCTCGCGCGGGCCGAGGAGCCCTGGAAGCTCACCGCTTTCCAGCCCCTGGACTTCGGCGAGTCCTCCGTGCTGCGCGGGCTCGCCGACGAGAACCTCATCGGCAAGGGCGGCTCGGGGCGCGTGTACCGCGTCACGTACACCAGCCGGAGCAGCGGCGAAGCGGGGGGCACCGTGGCCGTGAAGCGCATCTGGGCCGGCGGGAGTCTGGACAAGAAGCTGGAGCGCGAGTTCGCGTCGGAGGTGGACATCCTCGGCCACATCCGGCACAGCAACATCGTGAAGCTGCTGTGCTGCCTCTCCCGCGCGGAGACCAAGCTCCTCGTCTACGAGTTCATGGGCAACGGCAGCCTGGACCAGTGGCTGCACGGCCACAAAAGGTTGGCCGGGACAGCCGGGAGCGCCATGGCGAGGGCTCCGTCGGTCCGGCGGGAGCCGCTGGACTGGCCGACGCGGGTCAAGGTGGCCGTCGGCGCAGCGCGCGGGCTGTACTACATGCACCACGAGTGCTCGCCGCCCATCGTGCACCGCGACGTCAAGTCCAGCAACATCTTGCTCGACTCGGAGCTCAACGCCAAGGTCGCCGACTTCGGGCTAGCGCGGATGTTGGTCCAGGCCGGCACGGCCGACACGGTGTCCGCCGTCGCCGGATCATTCGGCTACATGGCTCCCG AGTGCGCGTACACGAGGAAGGTGAACGAGAAGGTCGACGTGTACAGCTTCGGGGTCGTTCTCTTGGAGCTCACCACCGGCAGGGAGGCCAACGACGGCGGCGAGCACGGCTCCCTGGCCGACTGGGCGTGGCGGCACCTGCAGTCCGGTAAAAGCATAGACGATGCCGCAGACAAGCACATCGCGGACGCCGGCTATGGTGACGAGGTCGAGGCCGTCTTCAAGCTCGGCATTATATGCACCGGTCGTCAGCCGTCCTCACGGCCGACGATGAAGGGTGTCCTTCAGATACTGCAGCGGTGTGAGCAGGCGCACCAGAAAACTTTCGACGAGAAGGTCGCCGACTACGACAACGCACCGCTCCTGCAGGCGCGAGGAGGCAGCCGCCGGAAACAACTCTCCGATGCCAAAGTGACTGACGACGATGGGAAGGGCGGTTTCGACGACTGCAACATCTGA
- the LOC8068948 gene encoding auxin-responsive protein IAA18, whose protein sequence is MEESSGERAPSTPQLLNLIRDEREWKVIREAEDGGGSSTTRSPDVEDDSKLELKLGLPGAQDDERMARQGEKMEQQQESCTVLSLGSGCFPSHSKLATSTGATTTGAKRGFLATVGAKAEGCKQRQEDREGCGNELLTLGGENMAGERKKGCCPPSSSHDSAAGPAVHSSNPHLTRGSVLPVVGWPPVRSFRRNLTNVSSSKQSPDQQNDEACDKAKQTCKRSPLIKINMDGIPIGRKINLSAYNNYQKLSSAVEDLFCGFLEAAQKDLACSEIGEQGAEEKIFSGLLDGTGEYTLIFEDSEGGRTLVGDLPWNVFVSTAKRLRVMKSSELPHVLIKTASERADN, encoded by the exons ATGGAGGAAAGCTCCGGAGAGAGAGCTCCTTCCACTCCGCAGCTGCTGAACCTCATCCGAGACGAGAGAGAATGGAAGGTGATCAGAGAGGCGGAAGATGGAGGGGGCTCATCAACCACCAGAAGCCCTGATGTCGAGGACGATTCCAAGCTTGAGCTGAAGCTCGGCCTCCCTGGCGCCCAAGATGATGAGAGAATGGCGCGGCAAGGAGAGAAGATGGAGCAACAGCAGGAGAGCTGCACGGTACTCTCCCTTGGTTCTGGTTGCTTCCCATCGCATTCCAAGCTCGCCACCAGCACTGGTGCTACTACCACCGGGGCAAAGAGAGGGTTCTTGGCAACCGTTGGTGCCAAAGCAGAAG GTTGTAAGCAGAGGCAGGAGGACAGGGAAGGGTGTGGGAATGAGTTATTAACATTGGGAGGTGAAAACATGGCAGGTGAGAGGAAGAAAGGGTGCTGTCCCCCGTCGTCGTCGCATGACTCGGCTGCTGGGCCTGCTGTGCACAGCAGCAACCCCCACCTGACGAG AGGCTCTGTTCTTCCAGTGGTTGGTTGGCCTCCAGTACGGTCCTTCAGGAGAAACCTCACAAATGTCAGCTCATCTAAGCAATCCCCTGACCAACAAAACGATGAAGCTTGTGACAAGGCGAAACAAACTTGCAAGAGAAGCCCACTTATCAAAATAAACATGGACGGCATCCCCATTGGAAGGAAAATAAACCTCTCAGCATACAACAACTATCAGAAGCTGTCATCTGCCGTCGAAGATTTGTTTTGTGGCTTTCTTGAAG CTGCCCAAAAGGATTTAGCCTGTTCTGAAATTGGAGAGCAAGGAGCAGAAGAGAAAATATTTTCAGGGTTGTTGGATGGAACTGGTGAATACACTTTAATTTTTGAAGACAGTGAAGGAGGCAGGACACTAGTTGGGGACCTACCATGGAA TGTATTTGTTTCTACTGCTAAGAGGCTGAGGGTTATGAAAAGCTCTGAACTTCCTCATGTCCTG ATTAAAACTGCCTCTGAGAGGGCTGATAACTGA
- the LOC8068947 gene encoding hexokinase-5, which produces MGKAVVVGTAVVACAAVGVALALAHRRRKRDAELLGSAEAERKRRAAAVIEDVESSLATPTALLRSIADAMVTEMERGLRGDIHSQLKMLISYVDNLPTGDEHGLFYALDLGGTNFRVLRVQLGGREKRVVKQQYEEVSIPPHLMVGTSMELFDFIAAALAKFVDTEGEDFHLPEGRLRELGFTFSFPVNQTSISSGTLIKWTKGFSINGTVGEDVVSELSRAMERQGLDMKVTALVNDTVGTLAGGRYMDNDVVAAVILGTGTNAAYVEHANAIPKWTGLLPKSGNMVINTEWGSFKSDKLPLSEYDKAMDFESLNPGEQIYEKMISGMYLGEIVRRILLKLAHDASLFGDVVPSKLEQPFILRTPDMSAMHHDSSHDLKTLGAKLKDIVGVADTSLEVRYITRHICDLVAERGARLAAAGIYSILKKIGRDKVPSSGGKMPRTVVALDGGLYEHYKKFSSCVEATLTDLLGEEASSSVVAKLANDGSGIGAALLAASHSQYGESH; this is translated from the exons ATGGGGAAGGCCGTGGTGGTtggcacggcggtggtggcgtGCGCGGCGGTCGGGGTGGCCTTGGCGCTGGCGCACCGCAGGCGGAAGCGGGATGCCGAGCTCCTGGGAtccgcggaggccgagaggaagaGGCGCGCGGCCGCCGTGATCGAGGACGTGGAGAGCAGCCTCGCCACGCCCACGGCGCTGCTGCGGAGCATCGCGGACGCCATGGTCACCGAGATGGAGCGCGGCCTGCGCGGGGACATCCACTCGCAGCTCAAGATGCTCATTAGCTACGTCGACAACCTCCCCACTGG AGATGAACATGGGCTGTTTTATGCACTGGATCTTGGAGGCACCAACTTCCGTGTGCTGCGAGTCCAACTAGGAGGAAGGGAGAAACGTGTTGTCAAACAACAGTATGAGGAGGTTTCCATTCCACCGCATTTGATGGTTGGGACTTCCATG GAACTATTTGATTTCATTGCTGCTGCATTGGCTAAatttgttgatactgaaggtgaAGATTTCCACCTCCCAGAGGGTAGACTGAGAGAACTTGGTTTCACCTTTTCCTTCCCGGTGAACCAAACATCAATATCATCAGGAACACTCATCAAGTGGACAAAGGGCTTTTCCATCAACGGCACG GTTGGTGAAGATGTTGTTTCTGAGTTGAGCAGAGCCATGGAGAGACAGGGGCTAGATATGAAAGTTACGGCGTTG GTCAATGATACAGTTGGCACATTGGCTGGTGGGAGATATATGGATAACGATGTAGTTGCAGCCGTAATATTGGGTACTGGTACAAATGCAGCATATGTGGAGCATGCAAATGCAATTCCTAAATGGACTGGGTTACTGCCTAAATCTGGAAACATG GTAATTAATACAGAATGGGGGAGCTTCAAATCCGACAAGCTTCCTCTTTCAGAATACGACAAAGCCATGGACTTTGAAAGTTTGAACCCTGGAGAGCAG ATATACGAAAAAATGATTTCTGGCATGTATCTGGGAGAGATTGTGCGAAGAATTTTACTGAAGTTGGCACATGACGCTTCTCTATTTGGGGATGTTGTTCCATCTAAGCTGGAGCAGCCATTTATATTGAG GACACCAGATATGTCAGCCATGCATCATGACTCCTCGCATGACCTCAAAACTCTTGGAGCTAAACTGAAGGATATAGTTGGG GTCGCAGATACTTCCCTGGAAGTAAGATACATTACTCGCCACATCTGTGACCTTGTTGCAGAGCGGGGAGCACGCTTGGCAGCTGCAGGTATATATAGCATCCTGAAGAAGATAGGCCGGGACAAAGTACCAAGTAGTGGCGGTAAAATGCCAAGGACTGTAGTTGCCTTGGATGGTGGGCTCTATGAACATTACAAGAAGTTCAGCAGTTGCGTAGAAGCAACTCTTACAGACTTGCTCGGCGAAGAGGCCTCTTCCTCCGTGGTTGCCAAGCTGGCCAATGATGGCTCTGGCATTGGAGCTGCTCTTCTTGCAGCCTCACACTCCCAGTATGGGGAGAGTCACTAG